One Pseudomonas sp. AN-1 genomic region harbors:
- a CDS encoding carboxymuconolactone decarboxylase family protein: protein MSRVTLHTLESAPAEARPFLENAQNNSGFIPNLLAVLANAPAALETYVTVSALNGKASLGLAEREVIQLIAATTHGCTFCVAGHTAVATNKAKLPAEVIEALRARGELPDARYEALAEFTRNVIATRGNVADVDYQAFLAAGFSEGQALEVILGVSLATLCNFANSFARTPLNPELGRYRWEAVSA from the coding sequence ATGTCCCGCGTCACCCTGCACACCCTCGAAAGCGCTCCGGCCGAGGCCCGTCCGTTCCTGGAAAATGCGCAGAACAACTCCGGCTTCATCCCCAACCTGCTGGCGGTGCTGGCCAACGCCCCGGCGGCGCTGGAAACCTACGTCACCGTTTCCGCCCTCAACGGCAAGGCCAGCCTCGGCCTGGCCGAGCGCGAGGTGATCCAGCTGATCGCCGCCACCACCCATGGCTGCACCTTCTGCGTCGCCGGCCACACCGCCGTGGCCACCAACAAGGCCAAGCTGCCGGCCGAGGTGATCGAGGCCCTGCGCGCCCGCGGCGAGCTGCCGGACGCCCGCTACGAGGCGCTGGCCGAGTTTACCCGCAACGTCATTGCTACCCGCGGCAATGTCGCCGATGTCGACTACCAGGCCTTCCTCGCTGCCGGCTTCAGCGAGGGCCAGGCGCTGGAAGTGATCCTCGGCGTCAGCCTGGCGACCCTGTGCAACTTCGCCAACAGCTTCGCCCGCACCCCGCTCAACCCCGAGCTGGGCCGCTACCGCTGGGAAGCCGTCAGCGCCTGA
- a CDS encoding acyl-CoA dehydrogenase family protein, with protein sequence MLDSNLSHWLEAEADALDRGLREADDVLPQLAAAGVLGLGVDEQYGGAGGDTCAAIDAIAAVAGHSLTAAFVLWGQRTFIEYLLHTDNTALRERLLGELLDGTQAGATGLSNAMKYLSGIEELGVRATPSAAGWQLDGHLPWVTNLRKRGFVVAAAVELSGAAPFIAAIPDDLSGLTRSEDLQLLGLQSSNTAALQLDALQLQRDWLLADDARQYLPRVRPGFLGLQCGMTIGLTRRCLQEVERHLAGSRSVLEAEWRDLCARLEQCVAELKHGLCAGRFLSEPASLFKLRIALAELAGQAVQLELQASGGKAYLQQHGAGFARRLRESAFVPIVTPSLVQLRGELQRHAGAAA encoded by the coding sequence ATGCTGGATAGCAACCTAAGCCACTGGCTCGAAGCCGAAGCCGACGCCCTAGATCGCGGTCTGCGCGAAGCCGATGACGTACTGCCACAGCTGGCCGCTGCCGGCGTGCTCGGTCTGGGCGTGGACGAGCAGTACGGCGGTGCCGGTGGCGACACCTGCGCCGCTATCGACGCTATCGCCGCCGTCGCCGGCCACTCGCTGACCGCCGCCTTCGTGCTGTGGGGCCAGCGCACCTTCATCGAATACCTGCTGCACACCGACAACACCGCCCTGCGCGAGCGCCTGCTCGGCGAGCTGCTGGACGGCACCCAGGCCGGCGCCACCGGCCTGTCAAATGCCATGAAGTACCTGTCGGGTATCGAGGAGCTGGGCGTGCGCGCCACGCCTAGCGCAGCTGGCTGGCAGCTGGACGGACACCTGCCGTGGGTCACCAACCTACGCAAGCGCGGTTTCGTGGTCGCGGCCGCAGTCGAGCTGTCGGGCGCGGCGCCCTTCATCGCCGCCATCCCCGACGATCTGTCCGGGCTCACCCGCAGCGAAGATCTGCAACTGCTCGGCCTGCAATCGAGCAACACCGCGGCACTGCAGCTCGACGCCCTGCAGCTGCAGCGTGACTGGCTGCTGGCCGACGACGCCCGCCAATACCTGCCACGCGTGCGCCCCGGCTTCCTCGGCCTGCAGTGCGGCATGACCATCGGCCTGACCCGCCGCTGCCTGCAGGAAGTCGAACGCCATCTGGCCGGCAGCCGCTCGGTGCTGGAGGCAGAATGGCGCGATCTGTGCGCGCGGCTCGAACAGTGCGTGGCCGAACTCAAGCACGGCCTGTGCGCCGGCCGCTTCCTGAGCGAGCCGGCCAGCCTGTTCAAGCTACGCATTGCCCTCGCCGAACTGGCCGGGCAGGCAGTGCAGCTGGAGCTGCAGGCCAGCGGCGGCAAGGCCTACCTGCAGCAGCACGGCGCCGGCTTCGCCCGCCGCCTGCGCGAATCAGCCTTCGTGCCCATCGTTACCCCCAGCCTGGTGCAGCTGCGCGGCGAACTGCAGCGTCATGCGGGAGCCGCCGCATGA
- a CDS encoding ABC transporter ATP-binding protein codes for MSAPVLQASGIALGYGQRRILENFALNLRPGEVVTLLGPSGVGKSSLLRVLAGLQAPLEGEVRLFGEPLAGPHPRVAVAFQDPSLLPWLNLEHNVAFGLDFKHQPRRSAAERDERVNAAIVAVGLEHARGRYPSELSGGMAQRTALARCLAREPHVLLLDEPFGALDEVTRADMQQLLLRIVRERQTAAVLITHDIDEALLLSERILLLGGTPAHALGEWHVDLPQPREELVDELGQLRIDILKTLRRASRSHDSHTRSAGDLPCATTATTPNIRAATSSG; via the coding sequence ATGAGCGCGCCGGTCCTGCAGGCCAGCGGCATCGCCCTCGGCTATGGGCAGCGCCGCATCCTGGAGAACTTCGCGCTGAACCTGCGCCCGGGCGAGGTGGTGACCCTCCTCGGCCCCAGCGGCGTCGGCAAATCCAGCCTGCTGCGCGTGCTGGCCGGCCTGCAGGCGCCGCTGGAAGGCGAGGTGCGCCTGTTCGGCGAGCCGCTCGCCGGCCCGCACCCGCGCGTCGCGGTGGCCTTCCAGGACCCTTCGCTGCTGCCCTGGCTGAACCTCGAGCACAACGTCGCCTTCGGCCTGGACTTCAAGCACCAGCCCCGGCGCAGCGCCGCCGAACGCGATGAGCGCGTGAATGCCGCCATCGTCGCGGTTGGCCTCGAGCACGCCCGCGGCCGCTACCCGAGCGAGCTGTCCGGCGGCATGGCGCAGCGCACTGCGCTGGCCCGCTGCCTGGCGCGCGAGCCGCACGTGCTGTTGCTCGATGAACCCTTCGGCGCGCTGGACGAGGTTACCCGCGCCGACATGCAGCAACTGCTGCTCAGGATTGTCCGCGAGCGGCAGACCGCCGCGGTGCTGATCACCCATGACATCGATGAGGCCCTGCTGCTTTCCGAACGCATCCTGCTACTGGGTGGCACCCCAGCGCACGCGCTCGGCGAGTGGCACGTCGACCTGCCCCAGCCCCGCGAAGAGCTGGTCGACGAGCTTGGCCAGTTGCGCATCGACATCCTCAAAACCCTACGGCGGGCAAGCCGCAGCCACGACTCCCACACTCGATCCGCTGGAGACTTGCCATGTGCCACGACTGCAACGACACCCAATATTCGCGCCGCGACTTCCTCAGGTTGA
- a CDS encoding ABC transporter substrate-binding protein gives MCHDCNDTQYSRRDFLRLSALLGGAAATLPLLTSLQAHAAADPNAPVRIGYLPITDATPLLVAHNNGLFEAEGIQSERPVLLRSWAQVIEAFISGQVNVIHLLSPMTVWARFASRVPAKVVAWNHVGGSGLTVAPGITEVQQLGGQTVAIPFWYSIHNVVVQQVFRDSGLTPVSKPAGSAIAANEVNLVVLPPSDMPPALASQRIAGYIVAEPFNAMAENLKVGRIQRFTGDVWRNHACCVVFMHEHDLNNRPEWSQKVVNAIVKAQLWTREHRAEAAQLLSRDGANRYTPHAPEVLRRVLAPDAAERAQYLASGAIQHQTWDDRRIDFQPYPFPSYTEELVRRLKDTVIEGDKGFLANLDPQQAARELVDDRFVRNSLAAVGGLKAFGLPDSFERTEEIRV, from the coding sequence ATGTGCCACGACTGCAACGACACCCAATATTCGCGCCGCGACTTCCTCAGGTTGAGCGCCCTGCTCGGCGGCGCTGCCGCCACCCTGCCGCTGCTGACCAGCCTGCAAGCCCATGCCGCAGCTGACCCGAACGCCCCGGTGCGCATCGGCTACCTGCCGATCACCGACGCCACCCCGCTGCTGGTGGCGCACAACAACGGCCTATTCGAGGCCGAGGGCATCCAGTCCGAACGTCCGGTGCTGCTGCGAAGCTGGGCGCAGGTGATCGAGGCGTTCATCTCCGGCCAGGTCAACGTCATCCACCTGCTGTCGCCGATGACTGTGTGGGCGCGCTTCGCCAGCCGAGTGCCGGCCAAGGTGGTGGCCTGGAACCACGTCGGCGGCTCCGGGCTGACCGTCGCCCCCGGCATCACGGAGGTGCAGCAACTGGGCGGCCAGACTGTCGCCATCCCGTTCTGGTACTCGATCCACAACGTGGTGGTGCAGCAGGTATTCCGTGACAGCGGCCTGACCCCGGTGAGCAAGCCGGCCGGCAGCGCCATCGCCGCCAACGAGGTCAACCTGGTGGTGCTGCCGCCCTCGGACATGCCGCCGGCGCTGGCCAGCCAGCGCATCGCCGGCTACATCGTTGCCGAGCCGTTCAACGCCATGGCCGAGAACCTCAAGGTCGGCCGCATCCAGCGCTTCACCGGCGACGTGTGGCGCAACCATGCCTGCTGCGTGGTGTTCATGCACGAGCACGATCTGAACAACCGCCCGGAATGGTCGCAGAAGGTGGTCAACGCCATCGTCAAGGCGCAGCTGTGGACCCGCGAGCACCGCGCCGAAGCCGCGCAACTGCTGTCCCGTGACGGCGCCAACCGCTACACCCCCCACGCGCCCGAGGTGCTGCGCCGGGTGCTGGCCCCGGACGCCGCCGAGCGCGCGCAGTACCTGGCCAGCGGCGCCATCCAGCATCAGACATGGGACGACCGGCGCATCGACTTCCAGCCCTATCCGTTCCCCAGCTACACCGAGGAACTGGTGCGCCGTCTGAAGGACACCGTGATCGAGGGCGACAAGGGCTTCCTCGCCAACCTCGATCCGCAACAGGCTGCCCGCGAGCTGGTCGACGACCGCTTCGTGCGCAACAGCCTGGCGGCCGTGGGCGGGCTGAAGGCCTTCGGCCTGCCCGACAGTTTCGAAAGAACCGAGGAGATTCGCGTTTGA
- a CDS encoding ABC transporter permease has protein sequence MLGLGGLFLLFGLWWLGVALFGSGSGLAALFSPQATLASLIELLGRGELYEHVRVSLQRILVGLSLALLVGVPLGLLVGASRNLEWATTPAFQFLRMISPLSWMPIAVMLMGVGDRPIYFLLAFAAVWPILLNTAAGVKSLDKRWLQLTRSLSATRWETLSRVILPGVLGHVLTGVRLAIGILWIVLVPCEMLGVSAGLGYYILDTRDRLAYSELMAMVLLIGVLGFCLDAAARALYRRWSHAPG, from the coding sequence CTGCTCGGCCTGGGCGGGCTGTTCCTGCTGTTCGGCCTATGGTGGCTGGGCGTGGCGCTGTTCGGCTCGGGTTCGGGCCTGGCGGCGCTGTTTTCGCCGCAGGCCACCCTGGCCAGCCTGATCGAGCTGCTCGGTCGTGGCGAGCTGTACGAGCACGTCCGCGTCAGCCTGCAGCGCATCCTGGTCGGCCTCTCTCTGGCGCTGCTGGTCGGCGTGCCGCTGGGCCTGCTGGTCGGCGCCTCACGCAATCTGGAGTGGGCGACCACGCCGGCCTTCCAGTTCCTGCGCATGATCTCGCCGCTGTCGTGGATGCCCATCGCGGTGATGCTGATGGGCGTCGGCGACCGGCCGATCTACTTCCTGCTGGCCTTCGCCGCGGTGTGGCCGATCTTGCTCAACACCGCTGCCGGAGTGAAGAGCCTCGACAAGCGCTGGCTGCAGCTGACCCGCAGCCTCAGCGCCACGCGCTGGGAAACTCTCTCGCGGGTGATCCTGCCGGGGGTGCTCGGCCACGTGCTGACCGGCGTGCGCCTGGCCATCGGCATCCTATGGATCGTGCTGGTGCCCTGCGAGATGCTCGGCGTCAGCGCCGGCCTCGGCTACTACATCCTCGACACCCGCGATCGTCTGGCCTACTCGGAGCTGATGGCCATGGTCCTGTTGATCGGCGTGCTCGGCTTCTGCCTGGACGCCGCCGCGCGGGCGCTGTACCGGCGCTGGAGCCATGCGCCGGGTTGA
- a CDS encoding sulfite exporter TauE/SafE family protein codes for MALDSPALILICSALFTVALLYGCVGQAGASGFVAAMALFGLAPETLKPAALVLNVLVSSVVAARFCRSGHFSWPLLWPFLVASLPAAFVGGYLSLPVAAFSAVLGTLLLLAGLPFLVRKPDHQARATPPSRAASAAAGGSIGLLSGLTGMGGGVLLTPLLLYCQWATPRTATAVSAVFIFVNSAVALLGHLTASMRLPPGLAWMALAAALGGAVGAQLGSQHLPLQAVYRILGITLVAAGARLLWT; via the coding sequence ATGGCATTAGATAGCCCCGCCCTGATCCTGATCTGCAGCGCCCTGTTCACGGTCGCACTGCTGTATGGCTGCGTCGGCCAGGCGGGGGCCTCCGGCTTCGTGGCGGCGATGGCCTTGTTCGGCCTGGCGCCGGAGACGCTCAAGCCGGCCGCGCTGGTGCTCAATGTGCTGGTCTCCAGCGTGGTTGCCGCGCGCTTCTGCCGCAGCGGGCATTTTTCCTGGCCGCTGCTGTGGCCCTTTCTGGTCGCGTCGCTTCCGGCCGCCTTCGTCGGCGGCTACCTGAGTCTGCCGGTGGCGGCGTTCAGCGCCGTGCTCGGCACACTGCTGCTGCTCGCTGGCCTGCCGTTCCTGGTGCGCAAGCCCGATCATCAGGCGCGCGCCACGCCGCCTTCGCGCGCCGCTTCCGCTGCCGCGGGCGGCAGCATCGGGCTACTCTCGGGGCTGACCGGGATGGGCGGCGGTGTCCTGCTGACCCCGCTGCTGCTGTACTGCCAGTGGGCCACGCCGCGCACGGCGACTGCGGTGTCGGCCGTGTTCATCTTCGTCAACTCGGCGGTCGCGCTGCTCGGCCACCTGACGGCGAGCATGCGACTACCGCCGGGACTGGCATGGATGGCCCTGGCGGCCGCCCTGGGGGGCGCCGTGGGGGCACAGCTGGGTAGTCAGCATCTTCCGCTGCAGGCGGTCTACCGGATCCTCGGCATCACCCTGGTCGCCGCCGGCGCCCGTCTGCTCTGGACCTGA
- a CDS encoding trans-sulfuration enzyme family protein translates to MFGDCQFTCFPVCQSALPHDPAKNQKHGLKLVVDNTFLSPALYRPLADGADLVLHSTTKYLNGHSDATGGILAGDAEWVAQARRFQINAGGSASPFEAWLTFRGAKTLALRMQAHSRGAQALAEALEAHPQVARVYYPGLPSHPDHELAKRLFSGGCSGMLSFTLKGGLAEVDRLIQSLQLAVFAPSLAGVATSISHPGKTSHRALSAETLASLDIHDGTVRVSVGIEEAADIVADFMQALDRLAP, encoded by the coding sequence GTGTTTGGCGACTGCCAATTTACCTGCTTCCCTGTCTGTCAATCCGCTCTTCCCCACGATCCCGCGAAGAACCAAAAACATGGCCTCAAGCTGGTGGTCGACAACACCTTCCTGTCGCCGGCGCTGTACCGCCCGCTGGCCGACGGCGCCGACCTGGTGCTGCACAGCACCACCAAGTACCTCAATGGCCACAGCGACGCCACCGGCGGCATCCTTGCCGGCGATGCCGAGTGGGTGGCGCAGGCGCGGCGCTTCCAGATCAACGCCGGCGGCAGCGCCAGCCCGTTCGAGGCCTGGCTGACCTTCCGCGGCGCCAAGACCCTGGCCCTGCGCATGCAGGCCCATTCGCGGGGCGCCCAGGCGCTGGCCGAGGCCCTCGAAGCCCATCCGCAGGTGGCGCGAGTCTACTATCCGGGCCTGCCGTCGCACCCCGACCATGAACTGGCCAAGCGCCTGTTCTCCGGCGGCTGCTCGGGCATGCTCAGCTTCACCCTGAAGGGCGGGTTGGCCGAAGTCGACCGGCTGATCCAGTCGCTGCAGCTGGCGGTGTTCGCCCCGTCGCTGGCCGGCGTGGCGACCAGCATCAGCCATCCGGGCAAGACCTCGCACCGTGCGCTTTCGGCGGAAACCCTGGCCAGCCTGGACATCCACGATGGCACCGTGCGCGTCTCGGTGGGCATCGAGGAGGCGGCGGACATCGTCGCCGACTTCATGCAGGCACTGGATCGGCTCGCTCCCTGA
- a CDS encoding ISL3 family transposase, with protein sequence MHPIDLAAFWPGYDVVACSHSVEKNLTLTLEPRAADLPRCGRCQQPSPLIHDRRIRLVRDRDLFDQRVQLRLPIRRVDCLTCGRVTEHISWLAPASRLTRRLCSWVETLLRFMPISHVSQLTGLHWHTIKTLDKRRLQAAFGTFEPGDVRRLVMDEFALHKGHRYATVIMDAERTRVLWVGLGNSRKAIRPFFEQLGERCQQIEAVAMDMNTAFDLEVKQHCPQAEVVYDLFHVVARYGRDVIDRIRVDQANALRHDKPARQVVKQSRWLLLRNRENLKEDHAVRLQELLAANQPLATVYVLKDALKEVWYAPSVREGWRRWRTWLRHVRESGLAPLQRFARNLQRYARGILASARFHMHTSLLEGVNNRIKVIKRMAYGFRDADYFFLKIKAAFPGKMR encoded by the coding sequence GTGCATCCTATTGATCTTGCTGCTTTCTGGCCAGGCTACGACGTTGTAGCCTGCAGCCATTCCGTCGAAAAAAACCTCACGCTGACCCTCGAACCCCGAGCGGCCGACCTTCCACGCTGTGGTCGCTGTCAGCAGCCCAGCCCCCTGATCCATGACCGACGCATTCGCCTCGTTCGCGACCGGGATCTGTTCGATCAGCGCGTCCAGTTGCGACTCCCCATACGCCGAGTGGACTGCCTGACGTGTGGGCGAGTTACCGAGCACATTTCCTGGTTGGCCCCGGCCTCGCGGCTGACCCGCCGGCTGTGTTCCTGGGTCGAAACCCTGCTGCGGTTCATGCCCATCAGCCATGTCAGCCAGCTCACCGGGCTGCACTGGCACACCATCAAGACGCTGGACAAGCGGCGTCTCCAGGCCGCATTCGGCACCTTCGAGCCGGGCGATGTGCGCCGTCTGGTGATGGACGAGTTCGCCCTGCACAAAGGCCATCGTTACGCGACGGTGATCATGGATGCCGAGCGTACCCGCGTTCTGTGGGTTGGCCTGGGTAACAGCCGCAAGGCCATACGCCCGTTCTTCGAGCAACTCGGTGAGCGCTGCCAGCAGATCGAGGCTGTGGCGATGGACATGAATACGGCCTTCGACCTGGAAGTGAAACAGCACTGCCCTCAGGCCGAGGTTGTGTACGACTTGTTCCATGTGGTCGCCCGCTACGGACGTGACGTGATCGACCGCATCCGGGTAGACCAGGCCAATGCCCTGCGCCATGACAAGCCCGCTCGCCAAGTGGTCAAGCAGAGCCGTTGGCTGCTGCTGCGCAACCGGGAGAACCTGAAGGAGGATCATGCCGTTCGACTGCAGGAGTTGTTGGCAGCCAACCAGCCACTGGCCACGGTCTATGTGCTCAAGGATGCGTTGAAGGAGGTCTGGTACGCACCCAGCGTGCGGGAGGGCTGGCGGCGCTGGCGAACCTGGCTGAGGCATGTCCGGGAGAGCGGCTTGGCGCCGCTACAACGCTTTGCCCGCAACCTCCAGCGCTATGCCCGGGGCATCCTCGCCAGTGCACGATTCCACATGCACACCAGCCTGCTGGAGGGGGTGAACAACCGGATCAAGGTGATCAAGCGCATGGCCTATGGCTTCAGGGACGCCGATTACTTCTTCCTGAAAATCAAGGCCGCCTTCCCCGGGAAAATGCGATGA
- a CDS encoding amidohydrolase family protein, translating into MKVIDMRCRPAYLHDFFGATPGNAAHATARWLNRRVGTRGDDAHFERSLTQEGFLAEVREAGLSRAVVVGRHTPSQHLPNDFIHEIVHGHQELLGIAGIDPALQGGEGAIAEIDRAIDRLGLSGIDLEPGFGEPARHPDDPLYWPIYEHLAARGIPLFLMSGPTIPDPAFNDPGRLAKIARTFPTLQIVCYHGYWPNVDQLLGVAFRYENILAVPDMYLFLPGSAAFVEAANGFLGEQLLFGSSYPFRPIGQSIDDFLALGFKESVLDRLLYGNAARLFNLPG; encoded by the coding sequence ATGAAGGTCATCGACATGCGCTGCCGGCCGGCGTACCTGCACGACTTCTTCGGCGCCACGCCGGGCAATGCCGCCCATGCGACGGCGCGCTGGCTGAACCGCCGGGTCGGCACTCGCGGCGACGATGCCCACTTCGAGCGCTCGCTCACTCAGGAGGGCTTCCTCGCCGAGGTGCGCGAGGCCGGGCTGAGTCGCGCGGTGGTGGTCGGCCGCCACACGCCGAGCCAGCACCTGCCCAACGACTTCATCCACGAGATCGTCCACGGCCACCAGGAGCTGCTCGGCATCGCCGGCATCGACCCGGCGCTGCAGGGCGGGGAGGGTGCCATCGCCGAGATCGACCGCGCCATCGACCGGCTGGGCCTGTCCGGCATCGACCTGGAACCGGGCTTCGGCGAGCCGGCGCGGCATCCGGACGATCCGCTGTACTGGCCGATCTATGAGCACCTAGCGGCACGGGGCATCCCGCTGTTCCTGATGAGCGGGCCAACCATCCCGGACCCGGCGTTCAACGACCCGGGCCGGCTGGCGAAGATCGCCCGGACGTTCCCCACGTTGCAGATCGTCTGCTACCACGGCTACTGGCCGAACGTGGACCAGTTGCTCGGCGTGGCCTTCCGCTACGAGAACATCCTCGCCGTGCCGGACATGTACCTGTTCCTGCCCGGCAGCGCGGCCTTCGTAGAGGCAGCCAACGGCTTCCTCGGTGAGCAGCTGCTGTTCGGCTCATCCTACCCGTTCCGACCGATCGGCCAGTCCATCGACGACTTCCTCGCCCTCGGTTTCAAGGAAAGCGTGCTGGACCGGCTGCTCTACGGCAACGCGGCGCGGCTGTTCAATCTGCCCGGCTGA